A single region of the Bacillus cereus genome encodes:
- the rlmH gene encoding 23S rRNA (pseudouridine(1915)-N(3))-methyltransferase RlmH: MNISIISIGKLKEKYLKQGIAEYLKRLSSYAKVEIIELPDEKAPENLSEAEMLIVKEKEGIRILDKISDDTHVIALAIEGKQKSSEEFAASLDRLATYGKSKVTFVIGGSLGLSSEVMKRSNESLSFSKMTLPHQLMRLVLLEQVYRAFRINRGEPYHK; encoded by the coding sequence GTGAATATCTCGATTATTTCAATCGGAAAATTAAAAGAAAAATACTTAAAACAAGGTATAGCAGAATACTTAAAACGATTATCTTCTTACGCAAAAGTAGAAATAATTGAATTGCCAGATGAAAAGGCACCAGAAAATTTAAGTGAAGCAGAAATGTTGATTGTAAAAGAAAAAGAAGGTATACGTATACTGGATAAAATTTCCGATGATACGCACGTTATTGCGTTAGCAATAGAAGGAAAACAAAAATCATCAGAAGAATTTGCAGCAAGTCTAGATCGTCTTGCTACATATGGAAAGAGTAAAGTAACGTTTGTAATTGGTGGATCACTTGGACTTAGCTCAGAAGTAATGAAGCGTTCAAACGAATCTCTGTCTTTCTCAAAGATGACATTACCACATCAATTAATGCGTTTAGTATTGCTTGAGCAAGTATATAGAGCGTTTCGTATTAATCGCGGTGAACCGTATCATAAATAG
- a CDS encoding S1C family serine protease, translating into MSFIDEEKYRIKRAGKKKHKGIVISSIAGTIVGASLFAFGAPLFSNHEGKLPQVEASEKNMAEAQSGNVSVKQVSFVDAVDRASEAVVGVINIQRDDFSEADSEAGTGSGVIYKRTDGHAYIVTNNHVVAGANRIEVSLSDGKKVPGKVLGTDVVTDLAVLEIDAKYVKKVIEIGDSNTVRRGEPVIAIGNPLGLQFSGTVTQGIISANERIVPVDLNQDGHYDWQVEVLQTDAAINPGNSGGALVNVSGQLIGINSMKIAAKEVEGIGLAIPVTRAVPVMNELEKYGKVKRPYVGIELRSLNEIPNYYWSKTLHLPGNVTEGVCVLDVKSPSPGTEAGLREHDVIVAVDGKPVRDIIGFRTALYNKKINDKMTLTFYRGTKRATTTVKLGIQKY; encoded by the coding sequence ATGTCCTTTATTGATGAAGAAAAATATCGTATTAAACGTGCAGGGAAAAAGAAACATAAAGGTATTGTTATTTCTAGTATAGCGGGAACAATTGTAGGGGCTTCATTATTTGCATTTGGAGCGCCTTTATTTTCAAATCATGAAGGTAAGCTTCCGCAAGTTGAAGCGAGTGAAAAAAATATGGCTGAAGCTCAAAGCGGAAATGTGTCTGTTAAACAAGTTAGCTTTGTAGACGCTGTTGATCGTGCTTCGGAGGCTGTTGTGGGTGTTATTAATATTCAACGGGATGATTTTTCAGAGGCTGATTCGGAAGCTGGTACAGGCTCTGGTGTGATTTATAAGAGAACAGATGGACATGCGTATATTGTAACCAATAACCACGTTGTCGCTGGGGCGAATCGTATTGAAGTTAGCTTAAGTGACGGTAAGAAAGTTCCAGGTAAAGTATTGGGAACCGATGTAGTCACGGACTTAGCAGTACTAGAAATAGATGCAAAGTATGTGAAGAAAGTGATTGAAATTGGTGATTCTAATACCGTTCGTAGAGGAGAACCAGTTATTGCAATTGGAAATCCACTGGGGCTACAATTTTCCGGAACTGTCACACAAGGTATTATTTCGGCTAATGAGCGCATTGTTCCTGTAGATTTAAATCAAGATGGACATTACGATTGGCAAGTAGAAGTATTACAAACAGATGCGGCAATTAATCCAGGTAATAGTGGTGGAGCGCTTGTAAATGTATCTGGACAATTAATAGGTATTAACTCAATGAAAATTGCAGCAAAAGAAGTAGAGGGAATTGGACTAGCTATTCCAGTTACGAGAGCTGTTCCTGTTATGAATGAGCTTGAAAAGTACGGTAAAGTAAAAAGACCTTACGTTGGGATTGAACTAAGATCATTAAATGAGATTCCAAATTACTATTGGTCAAAAACATTACACTTACCAGGTAACGTAACAGAAGGGGTTTGTGTTTTAGATGTGAAAAGTCCTTCGCCAGGTACGGAAGCTGGTCTAAGAGAACATGATGTTATTGTGGCGGTAGATGGAAAACCGGTGCGTGATATTATTGGGTTCCGCACGGCCTTATATAATAAAAAAATTAATGATAAAATGACTCTTACGTTTTATCGTGGTACAAAACGAGCGACAACAACTGTGAAATTAGGCATTCAAAAGTATTAA
- the walK gene encoding cell wall metabolism sensor histidine kinase WalK: MKKVGFFQSIHLKFVLIYMLLILIAMQVIGVYFVRELEKSLVKGFQDSLTQQTNLLSYNLKQEFVKERPKAESVDKAINDSIQKLASDRKRDIQEISVIDSTKKLMAISDASKQNKVGRTSADTAVQRVMVQKKPESKVEKDVKTGHRVQVMITPILKEQEGEVLGVIRIVASMEDVYKQMKDINQIFATGTVIALLVTAVLGILLAQTITRPISDMRRQAIEMAKGNYSRKVKVHSHDEIGQLALSFNNLSKKLQQARSSTESERRKLSSVLSHMTDGVIATDRKGDIILLNDPAEKMLNVSRETALDQSVLEVLGIQEEFTLDHLYEEPDSVLLDFSTRNEPYILRASFSVIQKETGKANGLIAVLYDVTEQERIERERREFVANVSHELRTPLTTMRSYLEALTDGAWQDPNIAPQFLTVTQEETERMIRLVNALLQLSKLDSTEHRLMKEWVDFTDFFNNVIDRFEMSKEQNVSFKRSFSKKSRFIDMDTDKITQVLYNIISNALKYSPEGGTVTYRLRDRGELLEISVSDQGMGIPKENVDKIFERFYRVDKARSRQMGGTGLGLAIAKEMIEAHGGSIWAKSEEGKGTTIYFTLPMATDEEDDWE, encoded by the coding sequence ATGAAGAAAGTTGGTTTTTTTCAATCTATTCATTTAAAATTTGTGCTCATATATATGCTGTTAATATTAATAGCAATGCAAGTAATTGGTGTATATTTCGTTAGGGAATTAGAAAAAAGCCTTGTAAAAGGTTTTCAAGATTCCTTAACGCAGCAAACAAATTTACTTTCTTATAACTTGAAGCAAGAGTTTGTAAAAGAACGTCCTAAAGCAGAATCAGTAGATAAAGCTATTAATGATTCGATTCAAAAACTTGCATCGGATCGTAAGAGAGATATTCAAGAAATAAGCGTAATTGATTCTACTAAAAAATTAATGGCAATTTCAGACGCGTCTAAGCAAAATAAAGTAGGACGAACGTCAGCAGACACAGCTGTACAACGGGTAATGGTACAAAAAAAACCAGAGTCAAAGGTTGAGAAAGACGTGAAAACAGGTCATCGGGTTCAAGTGATGATTACTCCTATTCTAAAAGAACAAGAAGGAGAGGTACTTGGCGTCATTCGTATTGTTGCATCTATGGAAGATGTGTATAAACAAATGAAAGATATAAACCAAATTTTCGCGACAGGGACAGTAATTGCTTTACTAGTAACAGCTGTACTTGGGATTTTGTTGGCTCAAACAATTACAAGACCAATTTCAGATATGCGGAGACAAGCAATTGAAATGGCAAAAGGAAACTATTCGAGAAAAGTAAAAGTGCATAGCCATGATGAAATTGGACAACTAGCATTATCTTTCAATAATTTATCAAAAAAATTACAACAAGCCCGTTCTTCAACAGAGAGTGAAAGGCGCAAACTATCATCTGTTTTATCACATATGACAGATGGAGTAATTGCTACTGATCGAAAAGGTGACATCATTTTATTAAATGATCCTGCGGAAAAAATGTTAAATGTTTCGCGTGAAACGGCACTAGATCAATCTGTCTTAGAAGTGTTAGGGATACAAGAAGAATTTACGCTGGATCATTTATATGAAGAACCTGATTCAGTTTTATTAGATTTTAGTACGAGGAATGAACCATATATTTTACGTGCTAGTTTCTCTGTCATTCAAAAGGAAACAGGGAAGGCGAATGGTTTAATTGCTGTATTATATGATGTAACGGAGCAGGAGCGTATAGAGCGAGAGCGTCGTGAGTTTGTTGCGAACGTATCTCATGAGCTAAGAACACCGTTAACAACAATGCGCAGTTACTTAGAAGCACTTACGGATGGTGCATGGCAAGATCCGAATATCGCACCACAATTTTTAACAGTTACACAAGAAGAAACAGAAAGAATGATTAGACTTGTAAATGCGTTGTTACAACTATCTAAACTAGATAGTACAGAACATCGCTTAATGAAGGAATGGGTCGACTTTACTGATTTCTTTAATAACGTTATCGATCGCTTTGAAATGTCGAAAGAGCAAAATGTAAGCTTCAAACGATCTTTCTCTAAAAAATCTCGATTTATTGATATGGATACAGACAAAATTACACAAGTTTTATATAACATTATTTCCAATGCATTGAAGTATTCGCCAGAAGGTGGCACAGTAACATATCGTCTGCGTGACCGCGGTGAGTTATTAGAAATTAGTGTGAGTGATCAAGGAATGGGTATTCCGAAGGAAAATGTAGATAAAATATTTGAACGTTTTTACCGTGTAGATAAAGCTCGCTCAAGACAAATGGGTGGTACAGGTCTTGGATTAGCCATTGCGAAAGAAATGATTGAGGCACACGGCGGCTCGATTTGGGCGAAAAGTGAGGAAGGAAAAGGAACAACTATTTATTTCACACTGCCAATGGCAACTGATGAAGAGGACGATTGGGAATGA
- a CDS encoding YycH family regulatory protein — translation MSMENFKTIVLINLVVISLFLTFNLWTYVPDSTSIQNAKFVQGNEEINPIKLSEVVRPSSVIVHKEKNHYVSENKSNVDLIYRILENGELHDLKEMTGTVPKGDFLSYVHGEEKIEFVFPTNIPLDTIKSMFNFKDKNIEGNRSFNRIIIDPSRSKDQEIKISFVSYDTYPYRKIYEAKLSGVYVKDVINAQNQLITVARPYFEYQISDRKKLYLPDGITELSEVEYFGSRLDEDTFKNALFSDPRYLSPISEKSKKIFTDGIRSMEIDQSNAMLKYKNSAVHSDESMDNAALLQKSFDFVSGHSGALKLYRFDYINKGKTSFRLYEDGLPVFNSDGMAELKQAWGSGEIMQYERSLFDPSFKLPSKQLTTSLASGRTVMTSLENNPQIDKNSIQDVGIGYKLSLENSINEGKNVILKPIWYVKCEENGKQKIFEWSEGGLNGLGSN, via the coding sequence ATGAGTATGGAAAACTTTAAAACGATAGTTTTAATTAATCTAGTTGTTATTAGCCTATTTCTTACTTTTAACTTATGGACATATGTCCCCGATTCTACTTCGATACAAAATGCAAAATTTGTTCAAGGTAATGAAGAGATAAATCCAATAAAACTTTCGGAGGTTGTTCGCCCATCCTCTGTCATTGTTCATAAAGAGAAAAATCATTATGTGAGTGAAAACAAGAGTAATGTGGATTTAATTTATAGAATTCTTGAAAATGGAGAGTTACATGATTTAAAGGAAATGACAGGGACAGTTCCTAAAGGTGATTTTCTTTCGTATGTACATGGAGAAGAAAAAATCGAGTTTGTTTTTCCTACAAACATTCCACTGGATACGATTAAAAGTATGTTTAATTTTAAAGATAAAAACATAGAAGGTAATAGGAGTTTCAATCGTATTATAATTGACCCTTCTCGAAGTAAGGACCAAGAAATTAAAATTAGTTTTGTTTCCTATGATACTTATCCTTATCGTAAAATATATGAAGCGAAATTGAGTGGTGTTTATGTAAAGGATGTTATAAATGCTCAAAATCAACTTATAACAGTAGCGAGACCGTATTTTGAATATCAAATAAGTGATAGAAAAAAACTGTACTTACCAGATGGAATTACGGAATTAAGTGAGGTAGAGTATTTTGGATCTAGGTTAGATGAGGATACATTTAAAAATGCACTATTTAGTGATCCACGTTATTTAAGCCCTATTTCTGAGAAATCAAAGAAAATATTTACAGATGGTATACGTTCTATGGAAATTGATCAGTCAAATGCAATGTTGAAATACAAAAACTCCGCTGTACATAGTGATGAATCTATGGATAATGCAGCACTTTTACAAAAAAGTTTTGACTTTGTAAGTGGGCATAGTGGTGCTTTAAAACTCTATCGTTTTGATTATATTAATAAGGGGAAAACGTCCTTCCGTTTATATGAGGATGGGTTGCCTGTATTTAATAGCGATGGAATGGCGGAATTAAAGCAAGCATGGGGTTCGGGTGAAATCATGCAGTATGAAAGATCCCTTTTTGATCCAAGTTTCAAATTACCTAGTAAACAACTAACAACTTCTCTTGCATCGGGTCGTACAGTGATGACATCATTAGAGAATAATCCGCAAATTGATAAAAATTCAATTCAGGATGTTGGAATTGGTTATAAGTTATCATTGGAAAATTCCATTAACGAAGGAAAAAACGTTATTTTAAAGCCGATATGGTATGTAAAATGTGAAGAAAATGGTAAGCAAAAAATATTTGAATGGAGTGAGGGGGGACTAAATGGATTGGGATCGAATTAA
- a CDS encoding MBL fold metallo-hydrolase: protein MSMHFSVLASGSTGNMLYVGTDEKKLLVDAGLSGKATEALFKQAELNINDISGILVTHEHSDHIKGLGVLARKYDLPVYANEKTWNAMEHLIGNIPTDQKFIFSVGDVKTFGDIEVESFGVSHDAAEPMFYAFHNNNRKLALITDTGYVSDRMKGVIKGANAFVFESNHDVEMLRMGRYPWSIKRRILSDVGHVCNEDAALAMADVITDETKHIYLAHLSLDNNMKELARMSVSQVLEEKGFGVGESFEIHDTDPKMPTKIQYV from the coding sequence ATGAGTATGCATTTTAGTGTACTTGCAAGTGGAAGTACAGGGAATATGCTATATGTAGGAACAGATGAAAAAAAATTGCTTGTCGATGCAGGTTTAAGTGGTAAAGCTACAGAGGCCTTATTTAAGCAAGCTGAACTGAATATAAATGACATATCAGGTATTCTTGTAACACATGAGCATAGTGACCACATTAAAGGATTAGGTGTATTGGCGCGTAAATATGATTTACCTGTTTATGCGAACGAGAAAACATGGAATGCAATGGAACATTTGATAGGTAATATCCCAACTGATCAAAAATTCATTTTTTCAGTAGGAGACGTGAAAACATTTGGGGATATTGAAGTTGAATCATTTGGTGTTTCTCATGATGCGGCAGAACCGATGTTTTATGCTTTTCATAACAACAATAGAAAGTTAGCTCTTATTACAGATACGGGATACGTAAGTGACCGTATGAAAGGTGTTATTAAGGGAGCGAACGCTTTCGTATTTGAAAGCAATCATGATGTGGAAATGCTTCGTATGGGACGCTATCCATGGAGCATTAAAAGACGCATATTAAGTGATGTAGGTCACGTTTGTAATGAGGATGCTGCATTAGCGATGGCGGATGTTATTACAGACGAGACAAAACACATTTATTTAGCGCATTTAAGCTTAGATAATAACATGAAAGAATTAGCGCGTATGTCTGTATCACAAGTATTAGAAGAAAAAGGTTTTGGGGTTGGAGAATCCTTTGAAATACATGATACAGATCCAAAAATGCCTACGAAAATTCAATACGTATAA
- a CDS encoding CxxH/CxxC protein, with protein MNLPCCLEHVELALDIIVDECEVAPVINNVDNSEEEKKTCEFCQNEATYVVSNTDSHTICG; from the coding sequence ATGAATTTACCTTGTTGTTTAGAACATGTTGAATTAGCATTAGATATTATTGTGGATGAGTGTGAAGTTGCGCCGGTTATTAACAATGTGGATAACTCTGAAGAAGAGAAGAAAACATGTGAATTTTGTCAAAATGAGGCGACATATGTTGTATCGAACACAGATTCTCACACAATATGTGGGTAA
- a CDS encoding two-component system regulatory protein YycI, with protein sequence MDWDRIKTIFIVTFFVLDLFLIFQFIQKQDSNQLELVTETKIDQQLKESKITMGSFPKEPKKESFIMAKNKSFKEEDVQSLKNQTVHLQEEYKIESKLKEPFLNAKSLSKDKYNDFLKNYVLDGQKYEFGAMKDSKIYFFQKYKEKPIFYNNHAMIVVDLNEKNELVSYTQTMLTDLKEMGESEKTKEQEIITAQTALENIYVKNKIAENTHVKEAQIGYATLAESSSNIQVLAPTWNLKTEQKKDYFVNAIEGQVMELGETQVPEEHNGVRKNEYAF encoded by the coding sequence ATGGATTGGGATCGAATTAAAACCATATTTATTGTGACCTTTTTTGTTTTAGATCTCTTTCTTATCTTTCAGTTCATTCAAAAGCAAGATAGTAATCAATTGGAACTTGTGACAGAAACAAAAATTGATCAACAATTAAAAGAGTCTAAAATTACTATGGGGAGTTTTCCTAAAGAGCCGAAAAAAGAGTCGTTTATTATGGCGAAAAATAAAAGCTTTAAGGAAGAAGATGTGCAGTCTTTAAAAAATCAAACAGTGCATCTGCAAGAAGAATATAAGATAGAAAGTAAGTTGAAAGAACCATTTTTAAATGCAAAATCGTTATCAAAGGACAAGTATAATGATTTCTTAAAAAACTACGTGCTTGATGGGCAGAAATACGAGTTTGGGGCAATGAAAGATTCAAAAATTTATTTCTTTCAAAAGTATAAGGAGAAGCCGATTTTCTACAACAATCATGCAATGATCGTTGTAGATTTAAATGAAAAAAATGAGCTTGTTTCGTATACACAAACAATGTTAACGGATTTGAAGGAAATGGGCGAAAGTGAAAAAACGAAAGAACAAGAAATTATCACTGCTCAAACAGCTTTAGAAAATATATATGTAAAAAATAAAATTGCAGAAAATACGCACGTGAAAGAGGCGCAGATTGGATATGCGACTCTAGCTGAATCTTCTTCTAATATACAAGTGCTTGCTCCAACGTGGAACTTAAAGACTGAGCAGAAAAAGGACTATTTTGTGAATGCAATTGAAGGACAAGTTATGGAATTAGGGGAAACTCAAGTGCCGGAAGAACATAATGGAGTGAGAAAGAATGAGTATGCATTTTAG
- a CDS encoding radical SAM/SPASM domain-containing protein — MKKFKKFYLEITSVCNLACSFCPPTERQKQFISVEDFAKRLDQIKPHTDYIYLHVKGEPLLHPKIDQLLDLSHEKGFKVNITTNGTLINKRRHRLLNKPALRQMNFSLHSFDGHPGSQDKEGYVRSILSFIREATSQSDLIVSLRLWNLTQDNKTNAEIQKNRDLLSIIENEFDLSYQIEEKLTPGKGIKIAERVFINQDYEFQWPALHEEEDDGKGFCHGLRNQAGILANGTVIPCCLDGEGIINLGNINTDSFSNIIEGERATNIVDGFSKRVAVEELCRKCGYRKRFGK; from the coding sequence GTGAAGAAGTTTAAGAAGTTTTACTTGGAGATTACGAGTGTATGTAATCTTGCGTGCAGCTTTTGTCCGCCGACGGAAAGGCAGAAGCAATTCATTTCTGTAGAGGATTTTGCTAAAAGATTAGACCAAATTAAACCTCACACAGACTACATTTATTTGCACGTGAAGGGTGAGCCGTTGCTCCATCCGAAAATAGATCAACTATTAGATTTAAGCCATGAAAAAGGGTTTAAAGTTAATATTACAACGAACGGAACGTTAATTAATAAGAGAAGGCATAGGCTGTTAAATAAGCCTGCGTTAAGACAAATGAATTTTTCGCTGCACAGTTTTGATGGACACCCAGGATCGCAAGATAAAGAAGGCTATGTAAGGAGTATACTTTCTTTCATTAGAGAGGCGACAAGTCAATCGGATTTAATCGTTTCACTAAGATTATGGAATTTAACTCAGGATAATAAAACAAATGCTGAAATCCAGAAAAATAGGGATTTATTATCTATAATTGAAAATGAGTTTGATCTATCTTATCAAATTGAAGAGAAGCTTACACCAGGAAAAGGTATAAAAATTGCGGAACGTGTCTTTATTAATCAAGACTACGAATTCCAGTGGCCGGCATTACATGAAGAAGAGGATGATGGAAAAGGGTTCTGTCATGGACTTCGTAATCAGGCTGGAATTTTAGCGAACGGAACTGTTATTCCTTGTTGCTTAGATGGTGAAGGTATCATCAATCTTGGTAATATTAATACTGATTCATTTTCTAACATTATTGAAGGTGAAAGAGCAACAAATATTGTCGATGGATTTTCGAAAAGAGTTGCAGTCGAAGAGCTATGTAGGAAATGTGGATACCGTAAAAGATTTGGAAAATAA
- the walR gene encoding cell wall metabolism DNA-binding response regulator WalR yields the protein MMGKKILVVDDEKPIADILKFNLEKEGFEIVMAHDGDEAIEKANEEQPDMVLLDIMLPGKDGLEVCREIRKSSEMPIIMLTAKDSEIDKVLGLELGADDYVTKPFSTRELLARVKANLRRHQQGGAAEKEENTEMVIGPIVINPNAYSVTKREESIELTHREFELLHYLAKHLGQVMTREHLLQTVWGYDYFGDVRTVDVTVRRLREKIEDNPSHPTLIVTRRGVGYYLRDPEQE from the coding sequence ATGATGGGAAAGAAAATTTTAGTAGTTGATGATGAAAAACCGATTGCGGATATTTTGAAGTTCAACCTAGAAAAAGAAGGTTTTGAAATTGTAATGGCGCATGATGGTGATGAGGCGATTGAAAAAGCAAATGAAGAGCAGCCAGATATGGTTTTATTAGATATTATGTTACCGGGAAAAGACGGCTTAGAGGTATGTCGTGAAATACGTAAAAGCTCAGAAATGCCAATTATTATGCTTACAGCAAAAGACTCTGAAATTGATAAAGTATTAGGGCTTGAGCTTGGGGCGGATGATTATGTAACGAAGCCCTTTAGTACGAGAGAGTTACTTGCCCGCGTGAAGGCGAATTTACGTCGTCATCAGCAGGGTGGTGCTGCAGAGAAAGAAGAAAATACTGAAATGGTTATTGGACCAATCGTTATCAACCCGAATGCTTATAGTGTAACGAAGCGTGAAGAAAGCATTGAGCTTACACATCGTGAATTTGAATTACTACATTATTTAGCGAAGCATTTAGGTCAAGTTATGACTCGCGAACATTTATTACAAACAGTTTGGGGTTATGATTATTTTGGAGATGTACGTACAGTAGACGTAACAGTACGTCGTTTACGCGAAAAAATTGAAGATAATCCAAGTCATCCTACTTTAATTGTAACTAGACGTGGGGTAGGGTATTACTTGCGTGACCCAGAACAGGAATAG
- a CDS encoding adenylosuccinate synthase: protein MSSVVVVGTQWGDEGKGKITDFLSEHAEVVARYQGGNNAGHTIVFGGVKYKLHLIPSGIFYKEKICVIGNGLVVDPKALLEELKYLHDRGVSTDNLRVSNRAHVILPYHLKQDELEEASKGDNKIGTTKKGIGPAYMDKAARIGIRMADLLDREAFKEKLERNLVEKNRLFEKMYDTEGFSVEEIFEEYFEYGQQIAQYVCDTSVVLNDALDNNHRVLFEGAQGVMLDIDHGTYPFVTSSNPIAGGVTVGTGVGPAKVTRVVGVCKAYTSRVGDGPFPTELHDEIGHQIREVGREYGTTTGRPRRVGWFDSVVVRHARRVSGLTDLSLNSIDVLTGIPTLKICVAYKYNGEVIDEVPANLNILAKCEPVYEELPGWEEDITGVKSLDELPENARKYVERVSELTGIQLSMFSVGPDRNQTNIVRNVYEA, encoded by the coding sequence ATGTCTTCAGTAGTAGTTGTAGGAACACAATGGGGCGACGAAGGAAAAGGTAAAATCACTGATTTTCTTTCTGAGCATGCGGAAGTAGTTGCAAGATATCAAGGTGGAAATAACGCGGGACATACAATTGTTTTCGGCGGAGTTAAATATAAATTACACTTAATTCCATCTGGTATTTTCTATAAAGAGAAAATTTGTGTAATCGGAAACGGCTTAGTAGTAGATCCGAAAGCATTACTTGAAGAGTTAAAATACTTACACGATCGTGGTGTAAGTACTGATAATTTACGTGTAAGTAACCGTGCACACGTTATTTTACCTTATCACTTAAAACAAGATGAGTTAGAAGAAGCTAGTAAAGGTGATAACAAAATCGGTACAACGAAAAAAGGTATCGGTCCTGCATATATGGATAAAGCTGCTCGTATTGGTATCCGTATGGCTGATCTTTTAGACCGTGAAGCATTTAAAGAGAAGCTTGAGCGCAATTTAGTAGAGAAAAATCGTTTATTTGAAAAAATGTACGACACAGAAGGTTTCAGCGTAGAAGAAATCTTTGAAGAGTACTTCGAATATGGACAACAAATCGCGCAATATGTATGCGACACATCTGTTGTATTAAATGATGCACTAGATAACAATCACCGTGTATTATTTGAAGGTGCACAAGGTGTTATGCTTGATATTGACCACGGTACGTACCCATTCGTTACATCTTCTAACCCGATTGCTGGTGGTGTAACAGTTGGAACTGGAGTTGGTCCTGCGAAAGTTACTCGCGTTGTAGGTGTATGTAAAGCATATACAAGTCGTGTAGGTGATGGTCCATTCCCTACTGAGCTTCATGATGAAATTGGTCACCAAATTCGTGAAGTTGGTCGTGAGTATGGAACGACAACTGGTCGTCCACGCCGCGTAGGTTGGTTCGATAGCGTTGTTGTAAGACATGCACGTCGTGTTAGTGGTTTAACGGATTTATCATTAAATTCTATCGACGTTCTAACAGGTATTCCAACTCTTAAAATTTGTGTTGCTTACAAATACAATGGCGAAGTTATCGATGAAGTTCCAGCAAACTTAAACATCTTAGCGAAATGTGAGCCTGTATATGAAGAGCTTCCAGGTTGGGAAGAAGATATTACTGGTGTAAAATCATTAGACGAACTTCCTGAAAATGCAAGAAAATACGTAGAGCGTGTTTCTGAATTAACAGGAATCCAATTATCTATGTTCTCAGTTGGACCAGATCGTAATCAAACAAATATCGTTCGTAATGTATACGAAGCTTAA